The following proteins are co-located in the Gorilla gorilla gorilla isolate KB3781 chromosome 7, NHGRI_mGorGor1-v2.1_pri, whole genome shotgun sequence genome:
- the CCN4 gene encoding CCN family member 4 isoform X2, which translates to MRWFLPWTLAAVTAAAASTVLATALSPAPTTMDFTPAPLEDTSSRPQFCKWPCECPPSPPRCPLGVSLITDGCECCKMCAQQLGDNCTEAAICDPHRGLYCDYSGDRPRYAIGVCAHAVGEVEAWHRNCIAYTSPWSPCSTSCGLGVSTRISNVNAQCWPEQESRLCNLRPCDVDIHTLIKAGKKCLAVYQPEASMNFTLAGCISTRSYQPKYCGVCMDNRCCIPYKSKTIDVSFQCPDGLGFSRQVLWINACFCNLSCRNPNDIFADLESYPDFSEIAN; encoded by the exons GCCCTCTCTCCAGCCCCTACGACCATGGACTTTACCCCAGCTCCACTGGAGGACACCTCCTCACGCCCCCAATTCTGCAAGTGGCCATGTGAGTGCCCGCCATCCCCACCCCGCTGCCCGCTGGGGGTCAGCCTCATCACAGATGGCTGTGAGTGCTGTAAGATGTGCGCTCAGCAGCTTGGGGACAACTGCACGGAGGCTGCCATCTGTGACCCCCACCGGGGCCTCTACTGTGACTACAGCGGGGACCGCCCGAGGTACGCAATAGGAGTGTGTGCAC ATGCTGTGGGTGAGGTGGAGGCGTGGCACAGGAACTGCATAGCCTACACAAGCCCCTGGAGCCCTTGCTCCACCAGCTGCGGCCTGGGGGTCTCCACTCGGATCTCCAATGTTAACGCCCAGTGCTGGCCTGAGCAAGAGAGCCGCCTCTGCAACCTGCGGCCATGCGATGTGGACATCCATACACTCATTAAG gCAGGGAAGAAGTGTCTGGCTGTGTACCAGCCAGAGGCATCCATGAACTTCACACTTGCGGGCTGCATCAGCACACGCTCCTATCAACCCAAGTACTGTGGAGTTTGCATGGACAACAGGTGCTGCATCCCCTACAAGTCCAAGACTATCGACGTGTCCTTCCAATGTCCTGATGGGCTTGGCTTCTCCCGCCAGGTCCTATGGATTAATGCCTGCTTCTGTAACCTGAGCTGTAGGAATCCCAATGACATCTTTGCTGACTTGGAATCCTACCCTGACTTCTCAGAAATTGCCAACTAG
- the CCN4 gene encoding CCN family member 4 isoform X1 — MRWFLPWTLAAVTAAAASTVLATALSPAPTTMDFTPAPLEDTSSRPQFCKWPCECPPSPPRCPLGVSLITDGCECCKMCAQQLGDNCTEAAICDPHRGLYCDYSGDRPRYAIGVCAQVVGVGCVLDGVRYNNGQSFQPNCKYNCTCIDGAVGCTPLCLRVRPPRLWCPHPRRVSIPGHCCEQWVCEDDAKRPRKTAPRDTGAFDAVGEVEAWHRNCIAYTSPWSPCSTSCGLGVSTRISNVNAQCWPEQESRLCNLRPCDVDIHTLIKAGKKCLAVYQPEASMNFTLAGCISTRSYQPKYCGVCMDNRCCIPYKSKTIDVSFQCPDGLGFSRQVLWINACFCNLSCRNPNDIFADLESYPDFSEIAN, encoded by the exons GCCCTCTCTCCAGCCCCTACGACCATGGACTTTACCCCAGCTCCACTGGAGGACACCTCCTCACGCCCCCAATTCTGCAAGTGGCCATGTGAGTGCCCGCCATCCCCACCCCGCTGCCCGCTGGGGGTCAGCCTCATCACAGATGGCTGTGAGTGCTGTAAGATGTGCGCTCAGCAGCTTGGGGACAACTGCACGGAGGCTGCCATCTGTGACCCCCACCGGGGCCTCTACTGTGACTACAGCGGGGACCGCCCGAGGTACGCAATAGGAGTGTGTGCAC AGGTGGTCGGTGTGGGCTGCGTCCTGGATGGGGTGCGCTACAACAACGGCCAGTCCTTCCAGCCTAACTGCAAGTACAACTGCACGTGCATCGACGGCGCGGTGGgctgcacaccactgtgcctccGAGTGCGCCCCCCGCGTCTCTGGTGCCCCCACCCACGGCGCGTGAGCATACCTGGCCACTGCTGTGAGCAGTGGGTATGTGAGGACGACGCCAAGAGGCCACGCAAGACCGCACCCCGTGACACAGGAGCCTTCG ATGCTGTGGGTGAGGTGGAGGCGTGGCACAGGAACTGCATAGCCTACACAAGCCCCTGGAGCCCTTGCTCCACCAGCTGCGGCCTGGGGGTCTCCACTCGGATCTCCAATGTTAACGCCCAGTGCTGGCCTGAGCAAGAGAGCCGCCTCTGCAACCTGCGGCCATGCGATGTGGACATCCATACACTCATTAAG gCAGGGAAGAAGTGTCTGGCTGTGTACCAGCCAGAGGCATCCATGAACTTCACACTTGCGGGCTGCATCAGCACACGCTCCTATCAACCCAAGTACTGTGGAGTTTGCATGGACAACAGGTGCTGCATCCCCTACAAGTCCAAGACTATCGACGTGTCCTTCCAATGTCCTGATGGGCTTGGCTTCTCCCGCCAGGTCCTATGGATTAATGCCTGCTTCTGTAACCTGAGCTGTAGGAATCCCAATGACATCTTTGCTGACTTGGAATCCTACCCTGACTTCTCAGAAATTGCCAACTAG